The following proteins come from a genomic window of Enterococcus gilvus ATCC BAA-350:
- a CDS encoding GHKL domain-containing protein codes for MAPYFQAGLLSCNLLVSLIIWQRIKLFNRRNTIILAGILLICYLIGVTNHVLFINDFLYPFMVIQFVMMVRRVNNWLLPALFFTIQLCLTMVVWIITFDLPRMLTDAFFKNVNQPLVILLLFLSQNTLILVVYWFLKKMNDRTHFWNFLYERPKKNRLLSIVILFIILSLAVIHGHFAWTQNWLFGMYTAFILGSVCLLLALVVHNSIENQKKLNELRTLTEIYSVEVSKNELTSEFQHDFKALLISLNSCLKENAIDDAKRLLSQVIVDSKEIFQTNSYAGINRLNNVPLQGLLLNFLKDCEESGISTEVTLVPVPIALQVEVIDLVRGLSILLNNAYENTVILPPYLHRLTIVMKDSGEGQLSIIITNPIEKKIEIEQILKKGYSTKEGHKGIGLNYLKRITSDDSHLHLYLRQTKRAFFAELIVDYIKNREPTS; via the coding sequence TTGGCACCCTATTTTCAAGCGGGCTTATTGTCTTGCAACTTGTTGGTCAGTTTGATTATTTGGCAGAGAATCAAACTATTTAATAGAAGAAACACGATTATTTTAGCTGGAATTCTTCTTATCTGTTACTTAATTGGCGTAACGAACCATGTCCTTTTCATCAACGATTTTCTTTACCCTTTTATGGTTATTCAATTTGTCATGATGGTGCGGAGAGTCAACAACTGGCTTTTGCCCGCTCTTTTTTTTACCATCCAGTTATGTTTAACGATGGTCGTTTGGATCATTACCTTTGATTTACCGCGAATGCTAACTGATGCTTTTTTTAAAAATGTGAATCAACCGCTCGTGATCCTCCTCTTGTTTCTTTCACAAAACACACTCATTCTTGTGGTTTATTGGTTTCTAAAAAAAATGAATGACAGAACGCATTTTTGGAATTTTTTATATGAGCGTCCGAAAAAGAATCGATTGCTTTCAATCGTGATTCTATTCATTATTTTATCTTTAGCCGTCATTCACGGACATTTTGCTTGGACTCAAAATTGGCTTTTCGGAATGTATACCGCTTTTATCTTAGGTAGTGTTTGTCTGCTTCTAGCACTCGTCGTTCATAATTCAATCGAAAATCAAAAAAAATTAAACGAGTTAAGGACACTAACAGAAATCTACTCTGTAGAAGTCAGCAAAAATGAACTGACTTCCGAATTCCAGCATGATTTTAAAGCTCTATTGATCTCTTTAAATAGTTGCTTGAAAGAAAATGCGATTGATGATGCAAAGCGATTGCTTAGCCAGGTCATCGTTGATTCTAAGGAAATTTTCCAAACCAACTCTTATGCGGGTATCAACCGGTTAAACAACGTCCCTCTTCAAGGACTGCTTTTGAATTTTTTAAAAGACTGTGAAGAAAGTGGTATTTCTACTGAAGTGACTCTCGTCCCCGTTCCAATTGCATTGCAGGTCGAGGTCATTGACCTCGTTCGCGGATTGTCAATTTTATTGAACAATGCCTATGAAAATACCGTGATCTTGCCTCCATATCTTCATAGGCTAACCATTGTCATGAAAGATTCTGGCGAAGGTCAACTATCCATCATTATCACAAATCCGATCGAGAAAAAAATCGAAATCGAACAAATCTTGAAAAAAGGCTACTCTACAAAAGAGGGCCATAAGGGGATCGGATTGAATTATCTAAAACGAATCACTTCAGATGATTCCCATTTGCACTTGTACCTTCGACAAACAAAAAGAGCCTTTTTCGCAGAATTGATCGTTGACTATATTAAAAATAGAGAACCCACATCATAG